In one Prosthecochloris aestuarii DSM 271 genomic region, the following are encoded:
- a CDS encoding class I SAM-dependent rRNA methyltransferase — MHELYLKPGEHRRLFKGHLWSFSNELQSLPRDIAAGETVQLFTYDKKLVGTGFYNPQSLIAVRLLSRKRELPNEIFFRRKIEEANTLRKKIYPLHETNAYRLVHGESDGLPGLIIDRFDNACVIQSFSAGMDLHLPLICDVLTSIFQPSSIIIRNESVLRELEGIPLYKKIVLGSETDAQPIIYDTGIRYKTHLFEGHKTGFFLDQRENRRMIRKLAANADTLDVFSSDGGFGLNALHGGASALTMVDVSVDALARAEENARLNNFGNCCALQGDAFDVMKNLIKEGKSYDLVILDPPSFTKSRKNLPTALQAYKKLNKLGLQLVKDGGFLATASCSRHASESDFLHAIQQASQPLGKHLRMICKNSQPADHPVLLSMPETSYLKFACFYVTNT; from the coding sequence ATGCACGAACTCTATCTGAAACCCGGTGAACACCGGCGCCTTTTCAAAGGGCACCTCTGGTCGTTCAGCAACGAACTGCAATCTCTTCCTCGCGACATTGCCGCAGGTGAAACGGTGCAGCTCTTCACCTATGATAAAAAACTGGTCGGGACCGGATTTTACAACCCTCAATCGCTCATAGCAGTCCGACTGCTTTCAAGAAAAAGGGAACTGCCGAACGAAATTTTTTTCAGGAGAAAAATCGAGGAAGCCAATACCCTGCGAAAGAAGATCTATCCGCTTCATGAAACCAATGCGTATCGCCTTGTTCATGGCGAATCCGACGGCCTGCCTGGCCTGATTATCGACCGGTTTGACAACGCCTGCGTCATTCAATCTTTTTCAGCAGGCATGGACCTCCATCTTCCGCTGATCTGTGACGTTTTGACATCGATCTTTCAGCCATCGTCCATCATCATCAGAAACGAATCTGTCCTGAGAGAACTTGAAGGCATCCCTCTTTACAAAAAAATCGTCCTTGGCTCAGAAACCGATGCTCAACCGATCATATACGATACAGGCATCCGCTACAAAACGCACCTTTTCGAAGGTCATAAAACAGGCTTTTTTCTCGATCAGCGTGAGAACCGCCGCATGATCCGAAAACTTGCCGCAAACGCTGACACGCTCGACGTTTTCAGCAGTGACGGAGGCTTCGGGCTCAATGCACTCCATGGCGGAGCTTCGGCTCTTACCATGGTCGATGTTTCCGTCGATGCACTGGCAAGGGCAGAGGAAAACGCCAGGCTCAACAACTTCGGCAACTGTTGCGCGCTTCAGGGCGACGCCTTCGATGTCATGAAAAATCTGATCAAAGAAGGCAAAAGCTACGATCTTGTCATTCTCGATCCGCCAAGTTTCACGAAAAGCCGCAAAAACCTCCCGACAGCACTACAGGCATATAAAAAGCTCAATAAACTCGGTCTGCAGCTGGTCAAAGACGGCGGCTTTCTTGCAACGGCATCCTGTTCAAGGCACGCTTCTGAAAGCGATTTTCTCCATGCCATACAACAGGCATCCCAACCGCTCGGCAAGCATCTCAGAATGATCTGTAAAAACTCGCAGCCTGCAGATCATCCAGTACTGCTGTCCATGCCGGAAACAAGCTACCTCAAATTTGCCTGTTTCTATGTCACGAACACGTAA
- a CDS encoding 5' nucleotidase, NT5C type, producing MQEMNNVQKPVIGVDLDGVCADFYGRMRHIAAEWFELPVESLTTEVSYGLKEWGVTGTRYDSLHRFALHQRELFRTMAMIPGARKYLRRLSDEGYRIRIITHRLFIHYSHASAVQQTVAWLDRHGIPYWDLCFMKEKSAVGADIYIEDSPENVIQLREAGHQTICFANSTNREINAPRAESWAEVYRMIKEM from the coding sequence ATGCAAGAGATGAATAACGTGCAGAAACCGGTTATCGGCGTTGACCTTGACGGCGTCTGTGCCGATTTTTACGGACGTATGCGACACATAGCCGCCGAGTGGTTTGAGCTGCCGGTTGAATCCTTGACGACGGAGGTTTCATATGGTTTGAAAGAGTGGGGGGTTACGGGAACCCGGTACGACAGTCTGCACCGTTTTGCGCTGCATCAGCGGGAGCTGTTTCGTACAATGGCGATGATTCCCGGAGCGCGGAAGTATCTTCGTCGCCTCTCCGATGAGGGCTACCGTATTCGTATCATTACACATCGTCTTTTTATTCACTATTCGCACGCATCGGCGGTACAGCAGACTGTCGCATGGCTCGACAGGCACGGTATTCCATACTGGGATCTCTGCTTTATGAAGGAAAAATCAGCTGTCGGTGCCGATATCTACATTGAAGACAGTCCGGAAAATGTCATTCAGCTTCGAGAGGCCGGTCACCAGACCATCTGTTTTGCCAACAGTACCAATCGTGAGATCAATGCCCCACGAGCAGAGTCCTGGGCGGAGGTCTATCGCATGATCAAAGAGATGTGA
- the trxA gene encoding thioredoxin, with translation MDNEQFDFSCDVLEQSHDIAVLVDFWAEWCGPCRMLAPVLESVVARFNGKVVLVKINTEEHPAVAQKFNIRSIPNVKLFIDGKVADEFTGALPEAQIEQWLRKALPSPYTGEIRLARGLGQQGKQQQAISILEEVLLNEPDNIEATALLVRLTLFTKPTEAGKLIGRLEGESEYAEFAGSVRELVSMLVKKIDELPEDHVRDRYAAALLQLQAQDFNAALDGFIKVIKENRYYDDDGSRKACIAIFKYLGEDHTVTLKHRRVFDRALY, from the coding sequence ATGGATAACGAACAGTTTGATTTTAGCTGTGATGTTCTTGAGCAAAGTCATGACATTGCGGTTCTTGTTGATTTCTGGGCGGAATGGTGTGGCCCATGCCGTATGCTTGCCCCTGTTCTTGAAAGCGTTGTCGCACGATTCAATGGCAAGGTTGTGCTTGTCAAAATCAATACGGAAGAACATCCGGCAGTTGCGCAAAAATTCAATATCAGGAGCATTCCCAACGTCAAGCTGTTTATTGACGGAAAGGTTGCCGATGAATTTACAGGAGCCCTTCCTGAAGCCCAGATTGAGCAGTGGCTACGCAAAGCATTGCCAAGCCCCTATACCGGTGAGATCAGGCTTGCCAGGGGATTGGGCCAACAGGGCAAGCAACAGCAGGCGATCTCCATTCTTGAGGAGGTTTTGCTCAACGAGCCGGACAATATCGAGGCAACGGCCTTGCTGGTTAGGCTTACGCTGTTTACAAAGCCGACTGAGGCGGGCAAGCTCATCGGGAGGCTCGAAGGGGAGTCGGAATACGCTGAATTTGCCGGATCGGTCAGGGAGCTTGTTTCGATGCTCGTTAAAAAGATTGATGAACTTCCCGAGGACCATGTTCGGGATCGATATGCAGCAGCTCTTCTTCAATTGCAGGCGCAGGATTTTAATGCCGCTCTGGACGGATTTATCAAGGTAATAAAGGAGAACAGGTACTATGATGATGATGGTTCCCGAAAAGCCTGTATTGCGATTTTCAAGTACCTGGGCGAGGATCACACGGTAACCTTGAAGCATCGCAGAGTTTTTGATCGGGCGCTCTATTGA
- a CDS encoding ABC transporter ATP-binding protein, giving the protein MLSIENLHVSINGAPVLQGINLRIGKGETVILFGPNGSGKTTLLYTIMGIGNYTVTKGSIVYKGTDITDLPPFERARLGIGMSMQRPPSIHGLKTRELVTMCAAEREVDVEKLAEKVNMQNFLDRDINLGFSGGEIKRSEILQLMAQKPELVLFDEPESGVDVENMALVGAMARELLEGSSEPDESHSMITLAKKRVTSGLIITHTGYILDYITADRGHVLYNGTLCCSDNPKRILDHLHRFGYKECIRCLTQ; this is encoded by the coding sequence ATGCTCAGCATAGAAAACCTTCATGTATCGATCAATGGAGCCCCCGTTCTGCAAGGGATCAATCTTCGGATAGGCAAGGGTGAAACCGTTATACTCTTTGGACCTAACGGATCGGGAAAGACCACGCTTCTCTATACCATCATGGGTATAGGCAATTACACTGTCACAAAAGGCTCGATAGTCTATAAAGGAACCGATATCACCGACCTTCCCCCCTTCGAGAGGGCCCGGCTCGGAATCGGGATGTCAATGCAGCGACCCCCGTCGATTCACGGCCTGAAAACACGGGAACTTGTCACCATGTGCGCAGCAGAAAGAGAAGTCGATGTCGAAAAACTTGCCGAAAAAGTAAATATGCAAAACTTTCTCGACCGCGACATCAATCTTGGGTTCTCAGGCGGAGAGATCAAACGTTCCGAAATCCTGCAACTGATGGCGCAGAAGCCGGAACTTGTGCTCTTTGATGAGCCTGAATCCGGCGTCGATGTTGAAAATATGGCCCTTGTAGGAGCAATGGCTCGAGAACTGCTTGAAGGGAGCTCTGAACCTGACGAATCCCACAGCATGATAACCCTCGCCAAAAAAAGAGTCACATCTGGACTGATCATCACCCATACAGGCTATATTCTCGACTACATCACCGCTGACAGGGGCCATGTTCTTTACAACGGAACGTTATGTTGCTCTGACAATCCAAAACGCATTCTGGACCATCTGCACAGGTTCGGATATAAGGAGTGTATCCGATGTCTTACTCAATGA
- a CDS encoding SufB/SufD family protein: protein MKVDLSKYEFTGHNSPEVEDLTRLDNNEKKSMRMAGFDANEQNRSASFVQIDHNHAFCKSYDPGVEILPIGLAMKIHEGLADYQWKLLKPGKDEFTRMASDNPHGGYVIRVKKGARLNNPIQSCLMMHAEDVGQNVHNIIIIEEGAEAHILSGCTTSQADQSAAHIGISEYYIEKNARLTFTMVHNWGEHVEVRPRSAGEVDAGGVFLSNYISLKPVKNLQMYPSVAMKGAGSVSRFNSIIVATEGSFMDVGNKVILDAPETRTEIISHAIASGGHIIARGHIQANCAPSKGHLECQGLLLKNGIIQAIPELDGRAEGVELSHEAAVGKLAKEELEYLMIRGLDEQAAGSAIIRGFLNIDIMGLPSELQSEIDKAIAETEKSMF from the coding sequence ATGAAAGTAGATCTGTCGAAATACGAATTTACCGGGCACAACAGTCCGGAAGTCGAAGACCTGACCCGACTGGATAACAATGAAAAGAAAAGCATGAGAATGGCCGGGTTCGATGCCAACGAGCAAAACCGAAGCGCATCGTTTGTTCAGATCGATCACAACCATGCCTTCTGCAAGTCGTACGATCCCGGGGTTGAAATACTGCCCATAGGGCTTGCCATGAAAATCCACGAAGGCCTTGCCGACTATCAATGGAAACTGCTCAAACCGGGAAAAGACGAATTTACAAGAATGGCATCAGACAATCCGCATGGCGGATATGTCATAAGGGTTAAAAAAGGAGCCCGCCTCAACAACCCCATCCAGTCATGCCTGATGATGCATGCAGAAGATGTCGGCCAGAACGTACACAACATCATTATCATTGAAGAAGGCGCTGAAGCACATATCCTCTCAGGCTGCACGACCTCTCAGGCAGATCAGTCCGCCGCACATATTGGTATATCGGAATATTACATTGAAAAAAACGCCCGTCTCACCTTCACCATGGTCCATAACTGGGGCGAACATGTCGAAGTGAGGCCCCGATCTGCAGGAGAGGTTGATGCGGGAGGCGTTTTTCTCAGTAACTATATCAGTCTCAAACCGGTTAAAAACCTTCAGATGTACCCGTCAGTCGCCATGAAAGGTGCAGGTTCAGTCTCGCGGTTCAACTCTATCATCGTCGCCACTGAAGGGAGCTTTATGGATGTAGGCAACAAGGTCATTCTCGATGCGCCGGAGACTCGCACTGAAATAATCTCCCATGCTATAGCATCCGGAGGGCACATTATCGCACGCGGCCACATACAGGCAAACTGTGCGCCATCGAAAGGACATCTTGAGTGCCAGGGACTGCTCCTCAAAAACGGAATCATTCAGGCAATTCCTGAACTCGACGGTCGGGCCGAAGGCGTTGAACTCTCGCACGAAGCCGCCGTTGGCAAACTCGCAAAAGAAGAACTCGAGTATCTGATGATAAGAGGCCTGGATGAACAGGCCGCCGGGTCGGCTATCATTCGGGGATTTCTGAATATCGATATCATGGGACTCCCTTCCGAATTGCAATCAGAAATTGACAAAGCCATCGCTGAAACAGAAAAAAGCATGTTCTAA
- a CDS encoding DUF2141 domain-containing protein, producing the protein MKSLLALLPIIFLGAQTSFAETQTAQAITQDFMPLQFNQETSAGCSWENTGCITIRIPNLRNADGLLGVALFSSDKGFPENSDKAFALTGMKLNQAKPEIVLKNIPYGTYAVCVLHDENANMEMDKNWIGIPKEGFGASNNPKISMGPPEFEESNFVLDSQSMDLVIDINYF; encoded by the coding sequence ATGAAATCACTCCTTGCACTCCTCCCGATCATTTTTCTGGGAGCCCAGACAAGTTTTGCTGAAACACAAACCGCTCAGGCGATAACTCAGGATTTTATGCCCCTGCAGTTCAATCAGGAAACATCAGCTGGCTGCAGCTGGGAAAATACCGGCTGCATCACCATCAGAATACCCAACTTGAGAAATGCCGACGGTCTGCTCGGCGTTGCCCTCTTCAGCTCCGATAAAGGGTTTCCGGAAAATTCCGACAAAGCCTTTGCCCTGACCGGTATGAAACTCAACCAGGCCAAGCCGGAAATTGTTCTGAAAAACATACCTTACGGGACCTATGCAGTGTGCGTTCTTCATGACGAAAACGCCAATATGGAAATGGATAAAAACTGGATTGGTATTCCGAAAGAGGGTTTCGGAGCGTCAAACAACCCGAAAATATCGATGGGGCCGCCCGAATTTGAAGAATCTAACTTTGTGCTCGATAGCCAAAGCATGGATCTGGTCATCGACATAAATTATTTTTGA
- a CDS encoding YnbE family lipoprotein produces MNETGKKLAIAGLLCLSTLGACSPTVKVEAPDKPIVINMNIKIDHEIRVKVDRELDDLLDTKKGLF; encoded by the coding sequence ATGAACGAAACAGGAAAAAAATTGGCAATAGCGGGGCTCTTATGCCTTTCAACGCTTGGCGCCTGCAGCCCCACCGTCAAAGTGGAAGCACCGGACAAACCGATCGTCATCAACATGAACATCAAAATCGATCATGAAATCCGCGTCAAGGTCGACAGAGAACTTGACGACCTCCTTGATACCAAAAAAGGACTTTTTTAA
- a CDS encoding YdbL family protein, whose amino-acid sequence MYSTMHNCLRLSRKTSVLVLIIILAISSAAFALDLETARSQGLAGETDSGLLAKPPGADNAAVSLITTVNAQREAEYTRIAAQNSITSEVVGKMMFEKIFTKLPSGTWVRVNGSWSRK is encoded by the coding sequence ATGTACAGTACTATGCACAATTGTTTGCGTCTAAGTCGAAAAACATCAGTCCTTGTGCTGATCATCATCCTAGCCATCTCCTCTGCAGCGTTTGCTCTTGACCTCGAAACCGCCCGTTCACAAGGTCTTGCAGGTGAAACCGATAGCGGACTGCTTGCCAAACCACCCGGAGCCGATAATGCGGCAGTCTCCCTCATCACGACCGTGAACGCTCAGCGTGAGGCCGAGTATACCAGAATTGCCGCACAGAACTCGATCACTTCCGAGGTCGTCGGAAAAATGATGTTTGAAAAAATCTTCACGAAACTCCCTTCAGGCACATGGGTTCGCGTCAATGGAAGCTGGTCCAGGAAATAG
- a CDS encoding intermembrane phospholipid transport protein YdbH family protein, which yields MKWLIRTLLVLMLLLCTVAAGAWIASPWLIQRAVSDVARSSNLTIDIDSPGIESTGALGFKNLTITQTNNTPYTLKIERGHIHWHTPGRSLVSAISTIFNDTLKVDLSIEASSIALHLPHQDLTYNDSSIQSNVSIRVSRSAKGQWFLSPEALTYPIQQASLRKSTLQLEQIDYPLSLTMDTNRQQPTGQLRIGSVASSGSKAPIRNFTASIALNPDILSSGKITLTDCSLDIFEWKASTPIITYDRETKKTAFTLELQQIALEELPGLNDPKKPLAKGIASGNIPVTIQDSVISIHNATIRSQPGSRFIYSSSEGDPLAEINLSRRAPETISHLNATITLQGPLASLEAIALSDVSGTILGGKISIATARYDLSQKKSHFNVSLQNIALRHVLELKGDFSGSFNAAMSGNLPVELSPEGFSITNGRLSSAGTADITHTPKHDPQQAMDPELFGTQNMAVNYNLSGMRLGIERTTSGEFTMDFAIDKLVRRKGTDAKTLLNTEGTLGIGKDQKNPAIISIDNFKAGFLGGSIGVEHVLYDMKDHRADFILAIEGIRIQDLITLQGLTKVSTTGSVAGNLPISIDGPLFEVRQGAMNAEQNGTIIYSASEEELLAAHQSLKTTYAALSDFHYTELKAAINIEPDGSSLLQLQLKGYNPAFQNGRPVHLNLNVEQNLLDLLRSLTISTNVEQAISEKALQRQAQ from the coding sequence ATGAAATGGCTCATACGAACACTTCTCGTCCTCATGCTCCTGCTGTGCACTGTTGCAGCAGGAGCATGGATAGCATCCCCCTGGCTGATACAGCGTGCAGTATCAGATGTTGCCCGATCGTCAAACCTCACTATTGACATTGACAGTCCAGGAATTGAGTCGACAGGGGCACTGGGCTTTAAAAACCTGACGATCACTCAGACCAACAACACGCCTTATACCCTGAAAATCGAACGAGGGCACATCCACTGGCATACTCCGGGGCGATCACTCGTATCGGCAATTTCGACAATCTTCAACGATACCCTGAAAGTAGATCTCTCGATCGAAGCCTCCTCGATTGCACTGCATCTCCCGCACCAGGACCTTACCTATAACGACAGCTCCATACAGTCGAATGTATCCATAAGGGTCTCGCGTTCTGCAAAAGGCCAATGGTTTCTGAGCCCTGAAGCATTGACGTACCCCATCCAGCAGGCATCTCTTCGCAAAAGCACACTGCAGCTTGAACAGATCGATTACCCGTTATCGCTGACGATGGACACCAACCGCCAACAGCCGACAGGGCAGCTCAGGATAGGCTCTGTTGCCAGCAGCGGGTCAAAAGCACCAATACGAAATTTCACAGCAAGCATTGCGCTGAATCCCGATATCCTGAGTTCCGGAAAGATCACGCTAACTGATTGCTCGCTCGATATCTTTGAATGGAAAGCCTCGACCCCGATCATCACCTATGACAGGGAGACAAAAAAAACCGCATTCACTCTCGAACTGCAGCAAATCGCACTTGAAGAGCTCCCCGGTCTCAACGACCCCAAAAAGCCTCTGGCAAAGGGGATCGCCAGCGGCAATATTCCTGTCACAATACAAGATAGCGTCATCAGCATTCACAATGCGACCATCAGATCACAACCCGGCAGCCGTTTTATTTACTCTTCGTCAGAAGGTGACCCGCTTGCTGAAATTAACCTCAGCCGACGCGCTCCTGAAACGATCAGTCATCTGAACGCGACGATAACGCTCCAGGGGCCGCTCGCCTCTCTCGAAGCGATTGCACTATCAGATGTTTCCGGCACCATCCTTGGCGGCAAGATCAGCATAGCAACAGCCCGCTATGATCTTTCACAGAAGAAAAGCCACTTTAACGTATCCCTGCAGAATATTGCGTTACGTCACGTACTGGAACTCAAGGGAGATTTTTCAGGATCATTCAACGCTGCGATGAGCGGAAATCTGCCGGTCGAACTGTCGCCGGAAGGATTTTCGATCACCAATGGCCGTCTCTCTTCTGCAGGCACTGCAGATATTACCCATACCCCCAAACACGATCCGCAACAAGCGATGGACCCCGAACTTTTCGGTACGCAGAACATGGCGGTCAACTACAACCTTTCAGGTATGCGTCTTGGTATCGAGCGCACAACATCGGGAGAATTCACCATGGATTTTGCCATCGACAAGCTCGTTCGCCGCAAAGGAACCGATGCCAAAACACTCCTGAATACAGAAGGCACTCTGGGTATAGGCAAGGATCAAAAAAACCCGGCGATCATATCAATAGACAATTTCAAGGCAGGCTTTCTCGGAGGAAGTATCGGAGTGGAACATGTACTCTATGATATGAAAGATCATCGTGCAGACTTTATTCTTGCTATCGAAGGCATACGTATTCAGGACCTGATCACCCTTCAGGGTCTCACAAAAGTCTCTACCACCGGCAGTGTAGCAGGAAATCTGCCCATATCGATCGATGGCCCTCTCTTTGAGGTCCGTCAGGGAGCCATGAACGCAGAACAAAACGGCACCATTATCTACTCTGCGTCTGAAGAGGAACTGCTGGCTGCTCATCAAAGTCTTAAAACCACCTACGCAGCCCTCTCCGATTTTCATTATACAGAGCTGAAAGCGGCAATCAATATCGAACCTGACGGATCTTCCCTGCTGCAACTGCAGCTCAAGGGATACAATCCAGCATTCCAGAACGGCCGACCGGTGCATCTGAACCTCAATGTCGAACAGAACCTCCTCGACCTCCTGAGAAGTCTGACCATTTCAACCAATGTCGAACAGGCTATCTCGGAAAAAGCTCTGCAGCGCCAGGCACAATAA